The genomic stretch AGTGAAGTATAGTGTTTTCCATTACATCTGTAAAAAGAGTAAATGGGTATTTGCTTCGGATTACGAGATTGAGTACGGAGCTTGCACAGCCGAGAGAGACGGCGAAAAACAGGACTCTGTAATTTGTAAAAACTCCACATGGCGCTTGATGACTGGTTACGAATACTATGGTGCCTGCAATAGTACATTGCAAGGAACAATGTTTGGAAAATATGTCTGTGACAATAAAAACTGGAGAACCTTATCGTCTGATGAAATTAAGCTTGGAGAAGCTTGTATTAATGAGATCCAAAACAAAGTTGTTAAGTACTCAGAAAAAACGTATTATAGGTGCTACAACAAGAAGTGGTATACGTCCACCTATTTGGATTACGAATATGGAATTTGTACTGCAGACGACTCTGATAAGAACGCAGTTTACAACGACACCATCTATGCCTGTATACATAGTACATCTACAGGGATCAACGAATACTATTGGAAAAGCACCTATGTTAATGCTATACTAGGAACTTGCCTCGAAGAGAACTACGGTACTGTCAAGGAATATAAAAACGAAGAATACCTGTGCAAATACCTTTGGAGAAAAGATAAAAACCAATACGACAATCTATTCGGATTTTGCTCAAAAGACAAAATAGGAAACGTCGAAACCAATAACGACACCTTGTTCATTTGCACCGAAAATTTTGAATGGATTCGCGCAAGAAAAGATACCTTCCTTGGGGAATGCAGCAACAGTAATTCTGGAGACAAAAAGACTTTCTATGGTCAGGAATACATCTGCCGTGGTGATGGATGGGAGCCTGTTTTCGGAACATTGACGGACTCTAGAAACGGGCAATCCTATCGTACCGTCGTATTGAAGAACGCGGTCTGGATGGCAGAAAATCTAAACTACGAAACCGAAAACAGCTGGTGCTTCGAAGATGTTGCATCCAAGTGCAGTCAGCATGGTAGACTTTATACTTATGAAGCCGCATTGAAGGCGTGCCCCACAGGATGGCACCTTCCTGATGTTGAACATGACTATTATAACACCGTATATCAGAGCTACGTCTATACATCACCTACAGGCTGGCAGGGCGCAAGCGGAACAGGTTATTCGGACTTGTACATAGAAGGCTCTGGAATTAGGAAAGCCAGCGGAAACTTCATATACGAAAATAGACTTAGCGGATTCTGGTTTGCTGACGAGCTTAACAGTGACACTGCGTTCGTAAAGTGTGAAGTTGATCCGTCCTATTCTGTGAGAAGCGAATGCTACAATACGAATAGAGAACTTCCGACTGCTTCAAATTACTCATCATCCATCGCCCCGAAAAAAGACGCCTATCCGGTTCGTTGCGTAAAGGACTAGAGAACAGCCGATGCTGACCTGCGTCAGCATGACCTGAGGGGCGTCTGTCTGCAGGACGTTAGAGTGGTTTATGTTTCTGGAGTGCTCGTATATTTTTCGGAAGCACTTCCTTGTGCCACTTGGTCCATTCCTCGAAATAGATGTACAGCTTTTCCTGCTTGCGGAAATTACGGCCATGTACAATGCGGCGGCCGTTGGATTCTACAGGCGGAATGACGATGTGAAGGCATTCGTGGTAAACAACGCCTGCAATGGCGTACAGCGGACAGTTGGCGGCATCATAGCCTTTGCTGATACTAATCAGATGGAAGTCTTCACCAGTAATTGGATCCTTACGTACGGAATGGAAACTGAGACCGCCAACTCGATTACTCCAGGTAATCCTGCAGGTCAACTTGTTCTCGAAGTAGGTTTCGTTAATGGCCGCTAGAACTTCATCAAGATTATGATATTTACCCTGAGGGCAGATAGGCGGGACACGTCCCTTGCTGGAGATGGGCGCCTCCCCCATGTCCACCAGAGTCTGGTCTACCAGCGTCCAGAAGCGGCTCACCAGATCCTTGATAATGGCTTTGTTCTTGGCGGTCTTGCGGCGTATGGCGTGTTCAGCCCACTGGGCGGCAAGCTCGCGGGCCTGGGTAAACTCCGGAGCCTTCATATAGGCGGGGAGCATGACCTCGGGATGTCCAAAGAGGAATCCTGCCTTACAGCGGATACTTTTCTTCAGGAGCGGATTGTACTTGAACCGGACAACGCCTGTAGAGTCAAGGTTCGTTTCCTTGACGTCTTCCTTAGGTTCTTCTACCTTGGGCTGGGCGCCGAACAGATCCAGCTGTATCCCGAATAAACTCACTTAACAGCCTCGTTTGAACCGAGGGTACCTTCAAAGCTGTTTACGGCCAGCAGGCCACCGAAATAGCTTTCGGGCAAGTCCAGCAGGGCGTAATGTTCAGAGATCCCATAAACGGCGTCCTCGATATGGTCCGGCAGGTACACGATGTAGCTGTCGTTTTCGGGAGTACGGAGGTGTTCGGGAGTGCAGAACTTGGGATCCGTCTCGCTGAAATACATCCTGCAGGAAACTGGTCTTAGCTTGTAGACACCGCAGTCTCCCTTATAGTCGGAGAAGGGACAGGGCTTCCAATTCGCAAAATACTGATGGAGGGCGGCGTCTTCGGCCTGATCGTCAAAGTCGTCCTCAACGGATTTCACAATCTCTTGCGCCTGTTCATGGAGTTGCTTGTTCTTTTCGTAAAGACTTTCGAACAAAGTAGAGCGCACCTGGCAGGCTTCCATAATGGAAAGGAGATCGTCCCGCTTACGAAGTTCGTTGTACAGGAACACCAGCTCGAAGGGTTCCACGGACATGGGGTAATGGTGGCAGCAGTTGCCGCAGGCGGGCCTACACTGGATAGGACGAGGCTGCTGTGGCAGAATGGCGTTCAAGTACCCTTCAAAAGCGTCGTGATATTCCTGGGTAAACGCAAGAATGTTCGGCAATTCCGAGGCAAGATTGTCGGGACCGATGGCGGAT from Fibrobacter sp. UWR4 encodes the following:
- a CDS encoding FISUMP domain-containing protein; protein product: MDYEYGICTADDSDKNAVYNDTIYACIHSTSTGINEYYWKSTYVNAILGTCLEENYGTVKEYKNEEYLCKYLWRKDKNQYDNLFGFCSKDKIGNVETNNDTLFICTENFEWIRARKDTFLGECSNSNSGDKKTFYGQEYICRGDGWEPVFGTLTDSRNGQSYRTVVLKNAVWMAENLNYETENSWCFEDVASKCSQHGRLYTYEAALKACPTGWHLPDVEHDYYNTVYQSYVYTSPTGWQGASGTGYSDLYIEGSGIRKASGNFIYENRLSGFWFADELNSDTAFVKCEVDPSYSVRSECYNTNRELPTASNYSSSIAPKKDAYPVRCVKD
- a CDS encoding YkgJ family cysteine cluster protein, producing MDSYKEYFPTKAYRIAEMRLAALLRKERDRLDQLADSLGRESAIGPDNLASELPNILAFTQEYHDAFEGYLNAILPQQPRPIQCRPACGNCCHHYPMSVEPFELVFLYNELRKRDDLLSIMEACQVRSTLFESLYEKNKQLHEQAQEIVKSVEDDFDDQAEDAALHQYFANWKPCPFSDYKGDCGVYKLRPVSCRMYFSETDPKFCTPEHLRTPENDSYIVYLPDHIEDAVYGISEHYALLDLPESYFGGLLAVNSFEGTLGSNEAVK